One part of the Lytechinus pictus isolate F3 Inbred chromosome 3, Lp3.0, whole genome shotgun sequence genome encodes these proteins:
- the LOC129255525 gene encoding uncharacterized protein LOC129255525, giving the protein MVAKASLEMTSTDQLANGRAESQDDIKKAKTGNGIYWFTFGVIFLLVAACVISVSVIFAGEDCNCEGDFAPIVGSPSEPPTTTPRFTSPQTEADICSLPLDPNNCGESLPRWRYDTETSSCVEFIYTGCPDNKNNFPTEDDCQSICGDAGGLPPTCAQLQDTPLDTLDVSDIFGTSTTLLTVAPPSDRVGELRTNGALPTGHFACNQINHGPLSPIRQFPHSATMDEMGITYEAYTLERWTDPNRQDPFYELTPGKDGAPWDKIEELGAGMKQMTSAPDSLPFSIFSGLTGIRVGLEDNENDPIMTDFGEMYANFLYTDPNGGTMELPLVRGSGMLTHLFTDAIPVLTPYCLRAINNEPTSFECPEEESVENAGSGYVEASCNASSESATFVLHLTKPIKHIGDVQWVASESTEWDSDNGGFMTCDETCCEISSDGKTVTIDLEGAVSSVNYAINVINKYVVPQHDYSYYWYRNPLTVACTNSSDVVVSRGQRMPVWFYGTASVDSTMCQRDLAGGYEVTATLKLSSPANSLQEVQYLIADVNDEWNSVYSWNTCNANTCDLEDDGFTIVMTLSVNYTNVNFAANVIGQFVTESVPANWRRQPEKIYCPGGDPAPTPQPFTLTDNRFIFELSEPLTIEGVTDSTRKYAVFFSEQMTMTFDVNGASFVPARPLVDKFTGNMQLVYAGSGTPGNFTWVDKLADFAGVYSYKPKTRFCTEGDKGYISFDWNKKGDDFLETNANLDLLTVALPHQEPLLGDNLVETPFGYKGYVGDNWVMEEDLPPASMEPNMDAVERIKGQPDKLQNVLQAIEKDTAQQTLELDCTTASIHSYEAGKSIGMVARLASISRAFGTEDYIELDQSLRRCLDLWLGIVGGIAEDNVIRYDTVWGGLWMRGAGPNEELFPWTNYGFISYADHHYHFGYWLYAIAYYAKYYPVWAFKEDNYNRIMAMARDVGSPSKDDPYFPTVRQKDWYTGSSWATGIGGGTRQQEAIAEAINCYHALAALGLAMNDANLQAIGQITTATEIRAAKTYWQVRENNRHLFPSLIQRWGVIGQLQEDGIFYYTLNWPCEPDQFPQRHACIVGIQIIPIISISYLYMDQEWAESVYDVCSHSIDPSSAPGGGMVDSDWYTLDPVTTRFGSFCQSIMAKVNETTKQEAIDYITNLETTDLEPGSGLASTLLFIYESA; this is encoded by the exons ATGGTGGCTAAAGCGTCTTTGGAGATGACATCAACTGACCAGCTTGCGAATGGTCGTGCCGAAAGCCAGGACGATATCAAGAAAGCCAAGACTGGGAATGGCATCTACTGGTTCACATTCGGTGTCATCTTCCTCCTCGTCGCTGCCTGTGTTATCAGTGTTTCAGTTATATTTGCAGGGGAAGATTGCAATTGTGAAGGTGATTTTGCTCCAATAGTGGGTTCACCCTCCGAACCACCGACGACGACGCCGAGGTTCACCAGTCCTCAGACAGAGGCAG ATATATGTAGTCTCCCTCTCGATCCCAATAATTGCGGGGAATCTTTGCCCCGGTGGCGTTACGATACGGAAACATCATCATGCGTCGAATTTATCTACACTGGTTGCCCTGACAACAAAAATAACTTCCCGACAGAAGATGACTGCCAGTCCATTTGTGGAG ATGCTGGCGGTCTCCCACCTACCTGTGCCCAACTACAAGATACTCCCCTAGATACCCTGGATGTGTCAGACATCTTCGGCACCTCAACAACTCTATTGACTGTAGCACCACCAAGTGACCGGGTCGGAGAGCTACGGACAAATGGGGCTCTACCAACAGGTCACTTTGCCTGCAACCAAATTAACCATGGACCTCTTAGTCCCATCAGACAGTTTCCCCACTCAG caacaaTGGACGAGATGGGAATTACATACGAAGCTTACACTTTGGAAAGGTGGACTGATCCCAACCGTCAGGATCCTTTTTATGAGCTAACTCCGGGAAAGGATGGAGCACCTTGGGACAAAATTGAAGAACTTGGAGCGGGCATGAAGCAGATGACTTCAGCTCCAGATAGTCTTCCCTTCTCTATCTTCTCTG GACTCACAGGGATTAGGGTTGGCCTTGAAGACAATGAGAATGATCCGATTATGACTGATTTTGGAGAGATGTACGCCAACTTTCTCTACACCGATCCAAACGGTGGCACAATGGAGTTGCCACTAGTTCGAGGGTCGGGTATGTTAACACATCTCTTCACCGATGCTATACCGGTCCTTACACCATATTGTCTGCGTGCTATCAACAACGAGCCAACATCTTTCGAATGCCCTGAGGAGGAGTCTG TTGAAAATGCAGGGAGTGGATACGTGGAAGCTTCGTGCAACGCATCTTCAGAATCAGCTACTTTTGTCCTTCATCTAACAAAACCCATCAAGCATATCGGTGATGTTCAGTGGGTAGCGAGCGAATCTACCGA gTGGGATTCGGACAACGGTGGTTTTATGACATGTGATGAAACTTGTTGTGAAATCTCTTCCGATGGTAAAACCGTGACCATCGACCTCGAAGGGGCTGTCTCTTCCGTGAACTATGCTATCAACGTCATCAACAAGTACGTCGTCCCACAACACGACTACAGTTATTACTGGTATCGAAATCCATTGACGGTGGCATGCACCAATAGCAGTGATGTGGTTGTTTCGAGGGGTCAACGAATGCCAGTATGGTTCTACGGAACTGCGAGTGTGGATTCTACGATGTGTCAACGGGATCTTGCTGGAGGGTACGAGGTGACAGCAACCCTCAAGCTTAGTAGTCCTGCTAATAGTCTTCAAGAG GTCCAATATCTAATTGCTGATGTAAATGATGAATGGAACTCTGTGTATTCTTGGAACACGTGTAACGCAAACACCTGTGATTTGGAAGACGATGGATTCACAATCGTCATGACATTGTCTGTTAATTATACCAATGTCAACTTTGCTGCAAATGTGATTGGACAATTTGTGACGGAGTCAGTACCAGCCAACTGGAGACGTCAACCAGAAAAA atatacTGCCCTGGTGGGGATCCCGCACCAACCCCACAACCGTTTACACTCACCGACAACCGCTTTATCTTTGAACTGTCCGAGCCCCTCACCATCGAAGGTGTTACGGACTCTACCAGGAAATACGCCGTATTCTTTTCTGAACAGATGACCATGACATTCGACGTAAATGGAGCGTCTTTCGTTCCTGCGAGACCATTGGTAGACAAATTCACTGGTAATATGCAGCTCGTCTATGCTGGAAGTG GCACACCGGGTAATTTTACATGGGTTGATAAGCTTGCAGATTTTGCAGGCGTGTATTCTTACAAGCCAAAGACCAGATTCTGTACCGAAGGAGACAAAGGTTATATTAGCTTCGACTGGAATAAAAAAGGTGATGACTTTCTTGAAACCAATGCCAATCTGGACCTGCTGACTGTCGCTCTCCCACACCAG GAGCCGTTGCTAGGTGACAATCTTGTAGAGACTCCATTTGGGTATAAGGGATACGTAGGAGACAACTGGGTGATGGAAGAGGACCTTCCTCCTGCCTCCATGGAACCAAACATGGACGCTGTCGAACGAATCAAGGGTCAACCAGACAAACTGCAG AATGTTCTTCAGGCTATTGAGAAGGACACTGCCCAGCAAACCTTAGAATTAGATTGTACCACTGCATCCATCCATAGCTATGAGGCAGGAAAAAGCATAGGAATGGTTGCTCGTTTGGCCAGTATCTCTCGAGCTTTCGGCACCGAAGACTACATCGAACTTGATCAGTCTCTTCGACGTTGTCTAGACCTCTGGCTCGGCATCGTAGGTGGAATTGCAGAAGATAATGTTATCCG ATACGACACTGTATGGGGAGGCTTGTGGATGCGTGGAGCAGGACCAAATGAAGAGCTTTTCCCTTGGACAAACTATGGGTTCATTAGCTATGCTGACCATCATTACCACTTTGGCTATTGGCTCTATGCCATTGCCTATTACGCCAAATACTATCCAGTGTGGGCTTTCAAGGAAG ATAATTACAACCGCATTATGGCAATGGCTCGGGACGTGGGAAGTCCTAGTAAAGATGATCCCTACTTCCCTACGGTTCGTCAGAAGGACTGGTATACCGGATCATCCTGGGCGACTGGGATCGGCGGAGGCACTCGTCAACAGGAGGCCATAGCAGAG GCAATCAACTGTTACCATGCCCTTGCAGCTCTTGGTTTGGCAATGAACGATGCCAATCTACAGGCAATTGGACAGATCACAACAGCCACTGAGATTCGTGCAGCAAA GACATATTGGCAAGTGAGAGAGAACAACAGACATCTCTTTCCATCTCTCATCCAGCGCTGGGGAGTCATTGGACAGCTCCAGGAAGATGGCATCTTCTACTACACATTAAACTGGCCCTGTGAACCTGATCAGTTCCCTCAACGCCATGCCTGTATAGTCGGTATACAGATCATTCCAATCATCTCTATCTCCTATCTCTACATGGATCAG GAATGGGCGGAGAGCGTGTATGACGTCTGCAGTCACTCCATAGACCCCTCGTCTGCACCCGGTGGAGGTATGGTAGACAGTGATTGGTACACACTCGACCCTGTAACCACACGCTTTGGATCTTTCTGCCAGTCTATCATGGCTAAAGTTAACGAAACAACAAAGCAGGAGGCAATAGATTACATAACAAATCTAGAGACTACAGACTTGGAACCAGGCAGTGGACTAGCCAGCACTCTACTCTTTATTTACGAATCCGCTTGA